A single window of Leeuwenhoekiella sp. MAR_2009_132 DNA harbors:
- a CDS encoding membrane protein: MIYLLLSILASSIIFLVFKLFEGFKINTFQAIVVNYFIACVSGLVAYGQPIDLINIQQYAWFPGTIFLGFLFIVIFNLMAITTQRSGLSVVSVSTKMSVVIPICFGLFYYQEAAGFLKLTGIGLALIAVYLVSLKKTTAKTISKNDLLFPILVFVGSGIIDTTIKFLEASFVAKEDVPLFSAVIFATAFTLGILVFIFQLYNRQQKLQIKNILGGIALGVPNYFSIYFLVQALRNPNLESSVVFTLNNVGILMLATLLGIVFFKEKLSTKNWIGFGLAVFSIILIAIVKA, from the coding sequence TTGATCTATTTATTGCTTAGCATACTCGCTTCAAGTATTATCTTTCTTGTATTTAAACTTTTTGAGGGGTTTAAAATAAACACATTTCAGGCTATTGTAGTTAATTATTTCATTGCCTGCGTTTCTGGTCTTGTTGCTTATGGACAACCTATAGATTTAATAAACATTCAGCAATACGCCTGGTTTCCCGGCACTATCTTCTTAGGGTTTTTATTTATTGTTATTTTCAATCTTATGGCAATAACCACGCAACGCAGTGGACTCTCGGTAGTATCTGTTTCTACCAAAATGAGTGTTGTTATACCTATATGCTTTGGTCTCTTTTATTATCAGGAAGCTGCAGGATTTTTAAAACTTACAGGAATAGGTCTGGCTCTTATAGCAGTATATCTGGTTTCTCTTAAAAAAACAACGGCTAAAACTATATCAAAAAACGATTTGTTGTTTCCTATTTTGGTTTTTGTTGGAAGCGGTATCATTGATACAACTATCAAGTTTTTAGAAGCAAGTTTTGTTGCAAAAGAAGATGTCCCCTTATTCTCTGCTGTAATATTTGCGACCGCCTTTACCTTAGGCATTCTAGTGTTTATTTTTCAGTTATATAATAGACAACAAAAACTTCAGATTAAAAATATATTAGGAGGAATCGCGTTAGGTGTTCCCAATTATTTCTCGATTTATTTTCTGGTTCAAGCGCTCAGAAATCCTAATTTAGAAAGTTCAGTAGTATTTACACTAAATAATGTGGGTATATTAATGCTGGCAACACTTTTAGGAATTGTGTTCTTTAAAGAAAAACTTTCAACAAAAAACTGGATCGGGTTTGGTCTTGCTGTTTTTAGTATCATTCTAATAGCTATTGTTAAAGCCTAG
- a CDS encoding GNAT family N-acetyltransferase: MAGLTLKGSLVYLRALEPEDLDLIFKIENDENMWELTSTITPFSRFLLKQYLKNSHRDIFEVKQLRLVICKSDTNEPLGLIDLFDYEPKHHRAGLGILIFEDNQRRKGFGAEALQLIIQYSFKRLELHQLYANILETNTGSISLFENQGFTQVGLKKDWIRIAGNFENEYLYQLIKK, encoded by the coding sequence ATGGCCGGTTTAACATTAAAAGGAAGTCTCGTTTATTTAAGGGCTCTTGAGCCAGAAGATCTCGATCTTATCTTTAAAATAGAAAATGATGAGAATATGTGGGAGCTAACTTCTACAATAACTCCCTTCTCCCGTTTTCTACTTAAACAGTACCTTAAAAATTCACATCGAGATATTTTTGAAGTTAAGCAACTTCGCCTGGTTATTTGTAAGAGTGACACTAATGAACCTCTGGGACTTATTGATTTATTTGATTATGAGCCTAAGCATCATAGAGCAGGACTCGGAATTTTAATTTTTGAAGATAATCAGCGAAGAAAAGGTTTTGGCGCCGAGGCTTTACAATTAATTATTCAATACAGTTTTAAGAGACTTGAGTTACACCAGTTATATGCAAATATATTAGAAACTAATACCGGCAGTATAAGTTTATTCGAAAACCAGGGCTTTACACAAGTTGGGTTAAAAAAAGATTGGATACGTATAGCCGGTAATTTTGAAAATGAATATCTATATCAATTAATAAAAAAGTAA
- the dapF gene encoding diaminopimelate epimerase, protein MALLFYKYQGTGNDFVIIDNRQNVFSKNNTKLVREMCDRKFGIGADGLMLLEKHDTLDFTMVYYNADGNPSSMCGNGGRCLVAFAKAMGVIDKTTTFEAVDGVHEAIIKDDLVHLKMQDVVSIQKFDSHLFLDTGSPHHVTWVADIASYDVKKQGAALRYSDLYGKAGSNINFVQQTEAGFRMRTYERGVEDETLSCGTGATAVALAIHKLGKTTLNSVPLQVEGGELQVDFKPTAEGYTDIYLIGPAQQVFEGVWPV, encoded by the coding sequence ATGGCTTTATTATTTTATAAATACCAGGGTACCGGCAACGATTTTGTAATTATTGACAATCGTCAAAATGTTTTTTCCAAAAACAATACCAAACTTGTCAGGGAAATGTGTGACCGAAAATTTGGCATAGGTGCCGATGGTTTGATGCTGCTTGAAAAACACGATACGCTAGATTTTACAATGGTTTACTACAATGCAGATGGGAACCCTAGTTCTATGTGTGGTAATGGGGGGCGATGCCTTGTAGCATTCGCAAAAGCAATGGGTGTTATTGATAAGACCACCACTTTTGAAGCTGTAGATGGAGTTCACGAAGCAATTATTAAAGATGACTTAGTGCATCTAAAAATGCAGGATGTAGTTTCTATTCAAAAATTTGACTCGCATCTTTTTCTAGATACAGGATCACCACATCACGTAACCTGGGTTGCTGACATAGCATCTTATGATGTAAAAAAACAGGGAGCGGCGTTACGATATAGCGATTTATATGGCAAAGCCGGAAGTAATATCAATTTTGTGCAGCAAACTGAAGCAGGCTTTAGAATGCGTACGTATGAGCGAGGTGTTGAAGATGAGACGCTAAGCTGCGGTACGGGAGCTACTGCAGTTGCTCTTGCAATTCACAAGTTAGGGAAGACGACCTTAAATAGTGTACCGTTACAGGTAGAAGGAGGTGAGTTGCAGGTAGATTTTAAACCTACAGCAGAGGGATACACTGACATATATTTAATTGGTCCTGCACAGCAAGTTTTTGAAGGGGTATGGCCGGTTTAA
- a CDS encoding acyl-CoA thioesterase, with protein MKTSSTNVKVRYAETDQMGVVHHANYPIYLELARIEWLNDIGISYKEMEKEGVMLPVYDMHFSFLSPAFFDDTLTIKTSLKKMPRASIVFDYEITNQDQKLITKAQTTLVFVDMKTNRPTRCPDYILELLEN; from the coding sequence ATGAAAACAAGCTCAACTAATGTTAAAGTAAGATACGCAGAAACCGATCAAATGGGTGTTGTACATCACGCTAACTACCCTATTTACCTGGAACTTGCTCGTATTGAATGGTTAAACGATATCGGAATTTCTTACAAAGAAATGGAGAAAGAAGGTGTAATGCTACCTGTTTATGATATGCATTTTTCTTTTCTAAGTCCGGCCTTTTTTGACGATACTTTAACGATAAAAACAAGTCTTAAAAAAATGCCGCGTGCAAGCATTGTTTTTGATTATGAAATCACAAATCAAGATCAAAAATTGATTACAAAAGCACAAACCACTCTGGTCTTTGTAGATATGAAAACAAACAGACCTACGCGTTGCCCAGATTACATATTAGAGCTTTTAGAAAATTAA
- the mltG gene encoding endolytic transglycosylase MltG → MYIKRIVAATAVIGLIIAGFFAYSIYGKFLTPNTSFNNEEAHVYIPTNATYQDVRSELEPLLKDHTSFDEVAQRKGYIGNIKAGHFIIKRGSNNNEIVNAIRSGNIPIKISFNNQERLENLAGRISQQIEADSISLIKAFTDPQFLKNNKFTEETALSMYLPNTYEFYWNTNAEEYRDRMLKEYQRFWTEERLQKAEKQGLTPVEVYTLASIVQKETAKNDERPRVAGVYLNRLHNNWTLDADPTVIYAVKKESNNFDQVIKRVLYKDLETVSPYNTYKYAGLPPGPIIMPDLSAINAVLNPENHEYYFFVANVSKPGYHLFAKTIAQHNANRKQYIDWINNQGINR, encoded by the coding sequence ATGTATATAAAGCGTATTGTAGCTGCAACAGCAGTAATAGGACTTATCATAGCAGGTTTTTTTGCCTATAGCATCTACGGAAAATTTTTAACACCTAATACTTCATTTAATAATGAGGAAGCACACGTATATATTCCAACTAATGCGACCTATCAAGATGTGAGATCAGAATTGGAGCCTCTTTTGAAAGATCACACATCTTTTGATGAAGTAGCCCAACGTAAAGGTTATATAGGAAATATTAAAGCTGGGCATTTTATTATAAAGAGAGGAAGTAATAATAATGAAATTGTAAATGCTATACGTAGCGGAAACATTCCTATAAAAATTTCCTTTAACAATCAGGAGCGATTAGAAAATCTTGCGGGGCGTATTTCTCAGCAAATTGAAGCAGATAGTATTTCTTTAATAAAAGCATTTACAGATCCTCAGTTTCTTAAAAATAATAAGTTTACTGAAGAAACGGCTTTAAGTATGTATTTACCTAATACGTATGAATTTTACTGGAATACTAATGCAGAGGAATACCGTGACAGAATGTTGAAAGAATATCAGCGATTCTGGACAGAAGAACGTCTTCAAAAAGCAGAAAAGCAGGGTTTGACGCCAGTAGAGGTATATACTTTAGCTTCTATAGTTCAAAAAGAAACCGCAAAAAATGATGAGCGACCACGTGTTGCGGGAGTGTATTTAAATCGTTTACACAACAATTGGACACTAGACGCAGATCCTACAGTTATTTATGCAGTAAAGAAAGAATCAAATAATTTTGATCAGGTCATTAAGCGTGTTTTGTATAAAGATCTTGAAACGGTTTCACCTTACAATACCTATAAATATGCGGGTTTACCGCCGGGGCCTATTATTATGCCAGATCTTTCTGCAATCAACGCGGTTTTAAATCCTGAAAACCATGAATACTATTTCTTTGTTGCAAACGTTTCTAAACCTGGCTATCATTTATTTGCAAAAACGATAGCACAGCATAATGCAAATAGAAAGCAATATATAGACTGGATTAATAATCAAGGAATTAACAGATAA
- a CDS encoding SAM-dependent methyltransferase, translated as MHINPRLGKLYLIPTTLGDTAPLEVMPGMVQRIVDDLDEFVVENEKTARRFIKQLCKDKSQPSLILHPLNKHTDSSEIPAYLNSCLSGKSVGLMSEAGVPGIADPGAEVVRLAHEKGIQVVPLVGPSSILMAMMSSGMNGQNFAFNGYLPIDQKEKRQELKRLENISRDHGQSQLFIETPYRNNKLIEELCSTLSPATRLCIACDITLASEFIVTKPISVWKTKQPDIHKRPALFIIQA; from the coding sequence ATGCACATCAACCCTCGATTAGGCAAACTTTACTTAATACCTACAACATTGGGTGATACTGCACCGCTAGAGGTTATGCCTGGTATGGTTCAGAGAATAGTAGATGATCTTGATGAATTTGTGGTTGAGAATGAAAAAACTGCGCGCAGGTTTATCAAACAACTATGCAAAGATAAATCGCAACCCAGTCTTATACTACACCCTTTAAATAAGCACACAGACAGCAGCGAGATTCCCGCATATCTTAATTCATGCTTATCAGGTAAATCTGTTGGCCTTATGTCTGAAGCCGGCGTTCCCGGGATTGCAGATCCCGGTGCAGAAGTGGTACGCTTAGCCCACGAAAAAGGAATACAGGTGGTTCCTTTAGTTGGCCCCTCCTCTATTTTAATGGCAATGATGAGTAGCGGAATGAATGGTCAAAACTTTGCGTTTAATGGCTATTTACCAATAGATCAAAAGGAAAAACGCCAGGAATTAAAACGCTTAGAAAATATATCTAGAGACCACGGGCAATCTCAGCTTTTTATAGAAACGCCTTATCGGAATAACAAACTTATAGAAGAGCTATGCAGCACGTTAAGCCCTGCTACCCGACTTTGTATTGCCTGCGACATTACTTTAGCCTCAGAATTTATTGTGACAAAGCCCATTTCTGTATGGAAAACTAAACAACCCGATATACATAAAAGGCCGGCGTTATTTATAATTCAGGCATAA
- the dnaA gene encoding chromosomal replication initiator protein DnaA, translating into MSMTAQTVWDNCLLFIQDNITPQAYKTWFEPIKAVKLTDNALSIQVPSKFFYEWLEEHYVKLLKVSLTKELGESAKLVYVIRMENTYGNRQPFTEKIPSTNRPSTMKSQEVDAPFKNKNPELKNPFIIPGIRNLQIESQLNPNYNFDNFLEGDSNRLARSAGMAVANKPGGTSFNPLLIFGGVGLGKTHLAHAIGIQIKDRYPEKTVLYISAEKFTQQYIESVKKNNRNDFIHFYQVIDVLIVDDIQLLSGKAGTQDVFFHIFNHLHQNGKQVVLTSDKAPVDMQDIEQRLLSRFKWGLSAELQQPGFETRVSIIKNKLYQDGVEMPEDIVEFLANNIKTNIRELEGAIISLIAHSSFNRKEINLDLAKKIVDNYVKHTKREVSIEYIQKVVSDYFQMDVDTLQSKTRKRHIVQARQLAMFFAKKLTKASLASIGSQIGKRDHATVLHACKTVDNLSATDKQFRKYVEDLNKKLTM; encoded by the coding sequence ATGAGTATGACTGCGCAAACAGTTTGGGATAATTGCCTCTTGTTTATTCAAGACAATATAACCCCGCAGGCTTACAAAACCTGGTTCGAACCTATTAAAGCGGTTAAACTTACAGATAATGCTTTAAGTATACAGGTACCGAGTAAATTTTTCTACGAGTGGCTTGAAGAACATTATGTTAAACTTCTAAAAGTGTCACTTACCAAAGAGCTGGGGGAAAGTGCTAAACTGGTTTATGTTATACGTATGGAAAACACCTACGGCAACAGACAGCCATTTACTGAAAAAATACCTAGTACAAATCGCCCTTCTACGATGAAGTCTCAGGAGGTTGATGCACCTTTTAAAAATAAAAATCCAGAACTAAAGAATCCATTTATAATTCCTGGAATACGTAATCTTCAGATAGAGTCTCAATTAAACCCTAATTACAATTTTGATAATTTTCTTGAGGGTGACTCTAACCGCCTCGCGCGATCTGCAGGTATGGCTGTTGCTAATAAGCCGGGTGGTACATCATTTAACCCTTTACTGATTTTTGGAGGAGTAGGTCTTGGTAAAACTCACTTAGCCCACGCTATAGGTATTCAAATTAAAGACAGATATCCAGAAAAAACGGTTCTTTATATTTCTGCGGAAAAATTTACGCAACAATATATTGAGTCTGTTAAGAAGAATAATCGCAATGATTTTATTCACTTTTATCAGGTTATAGATGTCCTTATTGTTGATGATATTCAATTATTATCAGGCAAGGCAGGTACTCAGGATGTATTTTTCCACATTTTTAATCATTTGCACCAGAATGGAAAACAGGTCGTTCTAACAAGTGATAAAGCTCCTGTAGATATGCAGGATATTGAGCAACGCTTACTTTCACGTTTTAAATGGGGTCTTTCTGCAGAATTGCAACAGCCCGGTTTTGAAACACGTGTATCAATCATAAAAAACAAACTCTATCAGGATGGTGTTGAAATGCCTGAAGATATTGTAGAGTTTTTAGCAAACAACATCAAAACTAACATTAGAGAACTTGAGGGTGCTATTATTTCGTTAATTGCGCATTCTTCTTTTAATAGAAAAGAGATTAACCTTGATCTCGCTAAAAAGATTGTAGATAATTACGTGAAACACACTAAACGTGAGGTTTCTATAGAATACATTCAGAAGGTTGTAAGTGATTATTTTCAGATGGATGTAGATACACTTCAGTCTAAAACACGTAAAAGACATATTGTACAAGCACGCCAATTAGCTATGTTTTTTGCTAAAAAACTTACTAAGGCTTCTTTAGCCAGTATAGGTTCTCAAATAGGAAAACGCGATCACGCAACAGTGCTGCACGCTTGTAAAACGGTAGATAACCTTTCTGCAACAGACAAGCAGTTTAGAAAATACGTAGAAGATTTAAACAAAAAACTTACGATGTAA
- a CDS encoding HAD family hydrolase produces the protein MIKNLLFDFGDVFINLDKKAPEQALAKMGIREIDNDMVDWHNTYEKGLITTEELTKYYLDKFPSLTRISFTNAWNSIILDFPQHRLDWILKLKEEGKYKLLLLSNTNDLHIEQVIKNMGALRYSKFQNCFERFYLSQQINLRKPDLDIYDYVLTNDNLIAEETLFIDDTVLNTAAAASMNIRTWHLEPGIEDVTQLFKIKQELF, from the coding sequence ATGATTAAAAATTTACTTTTTGACTTTGGCGATGTTTTTATAAACCTTGACAAAAAAGCCCCCGAACAAGCCTTAGCCAAAATGGGTATTCGTGAGATCGACAATGATATGGTTGACTGGCATAATACTTATGAGAAGGGACTAATTACTACAGAAGAGTTAACTAAATACTATCTGGATAAATTTCCGTCATTAACTAGAATCTCTTTTACTAATGCCTGGAATAGTATAATTCTAGATTTTCCGCAGCATCGCCTAGACTGGATTTTAAAACTCAAAGAGGAAGGTAAATACAAATTATTATTATTAAGCAATACAAATGATTTACACATTGAGCAGGTAATCAAAAACATGGGAGCACTTAGATACTCTAAGTTTCAAAACTGTTTTGAACGTTTTTATCTATCACAACAAATTAATCTGCGTAAACCTGATCTTGATATTTACGATTATGTACTTACAAACGATAATTTAATTGCTGAAGAAACCCTGTTTATAGATGATACAGTCCTAAATACAGCCGCTGCCGCTTCAATGAATATTAGAACCTGGCACCTTGAACCAGGTATTGAAGATGTAACGCAATTGTTTAAAATAAAACAGGAGCTCTTTTGA
- a CDS encoding low molecular weight protein-tyrosine-phosphatase, protein MKTRILMVCLGNICRSPLAEGLLKSKLDPNKFEVDSAGTGSWHIGSLPDSRSISVAQKNGIDITDQRGMQFKPAFFDVYDHIFVMDTYNYEDVINLARTEADKEKVSLILDELFPGEKVDVPDPYNDSLRGFDNVFEMLNEAITKLAERLK, encoded by the coding sequence ATGAAAACACGCATTCTAATGGTCTGTTTAGGTAATATTTGCAGATCTCCACTTGCCGAAGGTTTATTAAAATCTAAGCTAGACCCTAATAAATTTGAAGTTGACTCTGCCGGTACAGGTTCCTGGCATATAGGAAGCTTGCCAGACTCCAGAAGCATCTCTGTAGCACAAAAAAACGGAATAGATATTACAGATCAGCGCGGTATGCAGTTTAAACCTGCATTTTTTGATGTATATGATCATATTTTTGTAATGGATACTTATAATTATGAAGATGTGATAAATCTGGCACGCACTGAAGCAGATAAAGAAAAAGTTAGTCTTATTTTAGATGAACTTTTCCCTGGAGAGAAGGTTGATGTACCAGACCCTTACAATGATAGCCTAAGAGGCTTTGATAATGTCTTTGAAATGCTTAATGAAGCAATTACTAAATTAGCAGAACGTCTTAAGTAA
- a CDS encoding IMPACT family protein, with protein MSTTSDIYKTIAKKSSESLFKDRGSKFIGQAHPVKDEAEIERILTELKNKHSKASHICYAWQLGKNYEHYRANDDGEPNNSAGLPIYGQLQSFEVTQILVTVIRYYGGTNLGVGGLIQAYKTAAQLALETAKIKTAVITEALQIDFEYPLLHTVMRIIKEEQLTISSQEMELSCSITLAIRKKDLKRIKKRFDAVFGLTVNTQKS; from the coding sequence ATGAGTACAACTTCAGACATCTATAAAACAATTGCAAAAAAAAGCTCCGAAAGTTTATTTAAAGATCGCGGAAGCAAATTTATTGGTCAGGCACATCCCGTCAAAGATGAAGCTGAAATTGAACGCATTCTAACTGAATTAAAAAATAAACACAGTAAAGCATCACATATATGCTATGCCTGGCAACTGGGTAAAAATTATGAGCACTATAGGGCAAATGATGATGGTGAACCCAATAATTCTGCAGGTTTACCCATTTACGGCCAGCTACAATCTTTTGAAGTTACCCAAATATTAGTTACCGTGATACGCTACTATGGTGGGACAAATCTTGGTGTAGGCGGTCTTATACAAGCCTATAAAACAGCCGCACAATTAGCTTTAGAAACCGCAAAAATAAAAACAGCTGTTATTACTGAAGCTTTACAAATAGACTTTGAGTATCCATTGCTTCATACGGTTATGCGCATAATTAAAGAAGAGCAATTAACTATCTCCTCGCAAGAAATGGAATTGAGTTGCTCAATTACCCTAGCCATACGGAAAAAGGATCTAAAAAGAATTAAAAAACGTTTTGATGCTGTTTTTGGCTTAACCGTAAATACTCAAAAATCTTAA